In a single window of the Cryptococcus neoformans var. neoformans JEC21 chromosome 11 sequence genome:
- a CDS encoding deadenylation-dependent decapping-related protein, putative, translating to MPLPVHPHLHPGYYSPSSSSSPLESNSFPVVGPDQDDITTGDDEDNMFRDMSFDEILEDLNARFLINLPKEEMNLLRVYWQAEQAHWFYEDYLRPLNPSLPSLSQRQFTRLIIESSPLYSRLVSGSAVDYESVWDEYKSYKRMVPCCGGILLNKEGDKVLLVRGWKSNAGWSFPRGKINLAESEEACAVREVEEETGFDLTGMVNPDDKIKTYINAQEVTMFIVPGIDEATEFETQTRHEIGAIEWVALQDLPTWSGNKRGPRKTAKAKRFYNVTPFVNPLKSWMKEHGMDPYPKARQSKPTGKNSSVFHRDIQPFQFDTFTGSPSNSPVPHAPSPSHFPSRGSSALDQLFTKFIHKQEEEIMAPSRAAVLGSDNNAGLERLFGGLNVLQEEEDALRLRQRQQTEEEMRKKEDDALARLLGGVGGATPQKEAPQPQPQPQPQGKTLKQTNLLAMLNQKPSEARPAAKTQPSTQTQTQAQPQPHHDRLLSVISPQAPPSSLRRNVAALSGTGNMAGIRDSDAGVVITTSQSSTPSANRLESESGETERQARARALLDMTIAGIGGSPATEIGSAPTAATMATARTDGEQGKQLVSPPLGSMQTQSTIPPQSLPPNLARHPYAPYPSQSSYPSHEPLLSHPAPPAPPAHPSLPPHPGHGHANMNMNMNTNATQARPPIIAPPPMSMPMPMPMSQSYRPAAHVPHPHLTSPQNMQGMYINLGAPHAQGLAQVPGQGQGQQGQGYYQTFPGGSPPHTQIGSQPISVNMPGPGPGPAVGYYNSPPVPQGQGMLPHQVNVNVNGQQQHQHQHPLPMPPIHNQGLPPQLGQVGQYNRVGQIGQSGQNGQRTLPTKSSFAGVQTQGQAANVYHPIPRPPMGAAGLLAMLNGDRQSK from the exons ATGCCGTTACCAGTACACCCACACCTACATCCGGGGTACTATTCcccttcatcgtcctcttcacctcttGAATCCAACTCATTCCCCGTAGTCGGTCCGGATCAAGATGATATAACCACCggcgacgatgaggacAACATGTTTAGAGATATGAGCTTTGACGAGATCCTTGAAGATCTTAACGCCAGGTTCTTAATAAATCTTCcaaaagaggagatgaactTGTTGAGAGTGTACTGGCAAGCTGAACAGGC CCATTGGTTCTATGAAGATTATCTTCGTCCACTGAAcccctctctcccctctctttcccaacGGCAATTCACCCGGTTAATCATCGAGTCATCACCGCTGTATAGCCGACTCGTATCTGGGAGTGCTGTGGATTATGAGAGTGTTTGGGACGAATACAAGTCGTACAAGCGGATGGTCCCTTGTTGCGGAGGTATACTTTTGAATAAAGAGGGTGACAAGGTGTTGCTAGTGAGAGGGTGGAAGTCAAATGCGGGATGGAGTTTCCCTAGGGGCAAGATCAATCTGGCTGAGAGTGAGGAAGCTTGCGCTGTCCGAGAG gtggaagaggaaacgGGTTTTGATTTGACGGGGATGGTCAACCCTGATGACAAGATCAAAACATATATCAACGCTCAAGAGGTTACCATGTTCATTGTCCCAGGCATCGATGAGGCTACAGAGTTTGAAACGCAGACGAGACACGAGATTGGA GCGATTGAGTGGGTCGCCCTTCAAGACCTCCCTACGTGGTCTGGAAATAAGAGAGGTCCCAGAAAGACAGCAAAAGCCAAAAGATTTTACAATGTAACCCCCTTTGTCAA TCCTCTCAAATCATGGATGAAAGAGCACGGAATGGACCCTTATCCCAAAGCACGTCAATCGAAGCCTACAGGTAAAAACTCCTCCGTTTTCCACCGGGACATCCAGCCTTTCCAATTTGACACCTTTACCGGCTCTCCATCCAACTCGCCGGTCCCTCACgccccttctccttcacaTTTTCCTTCCCGTGGATCCTCAGCGTTGGACCAGCTTTTCACAAAGTTCATACAtaagcaagaagaagaaattaTGGCACCTTCTCGAGCGGCGGTATTGGGTAGCGATAACAACGCCGGTTTGGAGAGATTGTTTGGCGGACTTAACGTTttgcaagaggaagaagatgcatTGCGTTTGCGCCAGAGGCAACagacagaggaagagatgaggaagaaggaggatgatgcgCTCGCGAGATTGTTGGGTGGGGTAGGAGGGGCGACTCCGCAGAAGGAGGCTCCTCAGCCCCAGCCTCAGCCCCAGCCTCAGGGAAAGACTTTGAAGCAAACCAATTTGTTGGCGATGCTAAATCAGAAACCTAGCGAAGCGCGTCCTGCTGCAAAAACGCAACCATCAACCCAAACTCAAACTCAGGCCCAACCCCAACCCCATCACGACAGACTTCTTTCCGTAATTTCCCCTCAAGcacccccttcttctcttcgaAGAAACGTCGCTGCTTTATCTGGGACTGGCAATATGGCTGGAATCAGAGACTCTGACGCTGGTGTCGTCATTACCACCTCTCAATCGAGCACACCGTCCGCTAACAGGTTAGAAAGCGAGAGCGGAGAGACAGAGAGGCAagcaagggcaagggcgCTGTTGGATATGACAATTGCAGGGATAGGAGGCAGTCCGGCAACAGAAATAGGTTCGGCGCCAACAGCGGCGACGATGGCAACGGCGAGGACTGATGGTGAACAAGGTAAACAATTAGTCTCACCTCCACTGGGGTCAATGCAAACGCAAAGCACCATCCCACCACAGTCTCTGCCACCTAACCTCGCACGTCATCCTTACGCACCCTATCCATCTCAGTCATCTTACCCATCTCATGAGCCGCTCTTGTCCCACCCAGCCCCTCCGGCTCCTCCGGCTCATCCGTCCCTTCCACCCCATCCGGGACACGGGCATGCAAATATGAACATGAACATGAATACCAATGCGACCCAAGCCCGACCACCTATCATCGCCCCACCGCCCATGTCGATGCCTATGCCAATGCCGATGAGCCAATCTTACCGTCCCGCTGCCCATGTTCCTCACCCCCACCTTACTTCTCCGCAGAATATGCAGGGGATGTACATCAACCTAGGCGCCCCTCATGCACAGGGATTAGCTCAAGTTCCGGGccaaggacaaggacaacaaggacaagggTACTATCAGACGTTCCCGGGGGGCTCACCGCCACACACGCAGATTGGTTCCCAGCCCATATCGGTAAACATGCCAGGACCAGGACCAGGACCAGCGGTAGGCTATTACAACAGTCCGCCCGTGCCCCAGGGTCAAGGAATGTTGCCTCATCAGGTGAATGTGAATGTGAATGGGCAACAGCAGCATCAGCATCAACATCCGCTCCCCATGCCGCCTATACATAATCAAGGGTTACCTCCCCAGTTGGGTCAGGTGGGTCAGTATAATCGCGTTGGACAAATTGGGCAGAGTGGGCAGAATGGGCAGAGGACGTTGCCTACAAAGTCATCATTCGCGGGGGTTCAGACGCAGGGGCAGGCGGCGAATGTGTACCACCCTATACCCCGCCCGCCTATGGGAGCTGCAGGGTTGTTGGCGATGCTCAACGGGGATAGGCAAAGTAAATGa